In Microvenator marinus, one genomic interval encodes:
- the nadC gene encoding carboxylating nicotinate-nucleotide diphosphorylase, translating to MRLTITPHIQRLIDLALDEDDIAFDVTSNIFFESDTHARLVAKEDLVLAGQDVFKEVFRRVDPKIQWEFLDTDGARITRGTVFANGHGDAGNLLRAERTALNFLQRMCGVATLTRQFVDALGPGETRICDTRKTMPGWRVLDKYSVSRGGGATHRLTLSGGVMLKDNHLAAAGGVERAMELVRDHAPHTLRVEVEVESREQTQAALDAGAEIIMLDNMSQDAMREAVALIRAQSDTVLIEASGNMTLERLGGLQGLGLDFISVGALTHSVKAADISMKLAT from the coding sequence ATGAGATTGACCATCACCCCGCATATTCAGCGCCTGATCGACCTCGCCCTAGACGAGGATGATATCGCCTTTGACGTGACCTCCAACATCTTCTTTGAATCCGACACCCACGCACGACTTGTGGCCAAGGAAGACCTCGTGCTCGCGGGGCAAGACGTGTTCAAAGAAGTTTTCAGGCGCGTGGACCCCAAGATCCAGTGGGAGTTTTTGGACACCGATGGTGCTCGTATTACTCGCGGCACCGTCTTCGCCAATGGACACGGTGATGCCGGCAACCTGCTTCGCGCAGAGCGAACCGCGCTGAACTTCCTACAGAGAATGTGCGGCGTAGCCACGTTGACTCGCCAGTTTGTGGACGCCCTCGGTCCCGGCGAGACGCGCATTTGCGACACACGAAAGACCATGCCGGGTTGGCGGGTGCTCGATAAGTACTCGGTGAGCCGCGGAGGTGGCGCCACGCATCGCCTGACGCTCTCTGGCGGCGTGATGCTCAAGGACAACCACCTTGCGGCCGCAGGGGGCGTTGAGCGCGCCATGGAGCTCGTTCGAGACCACGCGCCGCACACGCTGCGCGTAGAAGTTGAGGTTGAGAGCCGCGAGCAGACTCAGGCGGCCCTGGACGCGGGGGCTGAGATCATCATGTTGGATAATATGAGCCAGGATGCCATGCGTGAGGCCGTCGCCCTTATCCGCGCACAGTCGGACACGGTGCTCATTGAGGCCAGCGGCAACATGACGCTTGAGCGCCTCGGCGGCCTCCAGGGACTTGGGCTGGACTTCATCTCGGTGGGCGCACTCACCCACTCGGTCAAGGCCGCCGATATATCAATGAAGCTCGCTACCTAG
- a CDS encoding esterase/lipase family protein, whose amino-acid sequence MTQHKIYLIPGIFGFASLGGIGYFRRVRESLADVFARRGHEVEIIDVKALPTASVRHRARRVLRTIAETGGLDEGVHVHLVAHSLGALDARLVACPNSLLDMEDIREKLSANLKTVVSVSGPHYGTPLANFFTTMYGKNLLYVVTLLIIVGLWRRPITLLGGFMSVVGKVNDLLGLDETLVRQITNELLRDFNPAAQAEVRQFLRSILEDQGAIIQATPEGMDIFNATTPDNPNVRYVSYATAAPPPVEVIKRIRIKHLLTPLNKVLYGLLWTLTARPHAGYPYHPAIRSDELITRRPLPFTITDTTSDGVVPTLSQIWGEFRGVVRADHLDVIGHYLRGPFDEENGADWFGSGAKFDRDDFQWLWEDVADVLITSAD is encoded by the coding sequence GTGACCCAACACAAAATCTACTTAATCCCTGGGATTTTCGGGTTCGCCTCACTCGGGGGCATCGGCTATTTCCGCCGCGTGCGTGAGTCGTTGGCCGACGTCTTTGCCAGGCGCGGCCACGAGGTTGAGATCATCGACGTCAAGGCGCTTCCTACGGCCTCAGTGCGCCACCGCGCGCGCCGCGTGTTGCGAACGATTGCTGAGACCGGCGGCCTTGATGAAGGCGTTCACGTGCACCTAGTGGCGCATTCGCTCGGCGCACTGGATGCGCGGCTCGTAGCTTGCCCGAACTCCCTTCTGGACATGGAAGATATCCGGGAGAAGTTGAGCGCCAATTTGAAGACGGTGGTCAGTGTCTCAGGCCCGCATTACGGCACGCCGCTCGCAAACTTCTTCACCACCATGTACGGCAAAAATCTACTCTACGTGGTCACGCTGCTGATCATCGTGGGGCTCTGGCGGCGCCCTATTACGCTCCTCGGCGGGTTCATGAGCGTGGTTGGGAAAGTCAACGACCTGCTGGGCTTGGACGAAACCCTGGTACGCCAGATTACGAACGAACTCCTCAGAGACTTTAACCCCGCAGCACAGGCCGAGGTACGGCAGTTCTTAAGGTCGATTTTGGAGGACCAGGGCGCCATCATTCAGGCCACTCCGGAAGGCATGGACATCTTTAATGCCACCACCCCCGACAACCCAAACGTGCGCTACGTTTCTTACGCAACGGCGGCGCCTCCGCCGGTCGAAGTCATCAAACGCATTCGAATCAAGCATCTGCTGACGCCTCTAAACAAGGTGCTCTACGGACTGCTCTGGACCCTGACAGCGCGGCCACACGCGGGCTATCCCTACCATCCGGCCATTCGTTCCGACGAGCTCATCACAAGACGCCCCTTGCCTTTCACCATCACGGACACCACGTCGGACGGCGTGGTGCCTACGCTCTCTCAAATCTGGGGTGAGTTCAGGGGCGTGGTCCGCGCGGACCACTTGGACGTGATTGGCCACTATCTGCGCGGTCCATTTGATGAGGAAAACGGGGCTGACTGGTTCGGCTCCGGTGCCAAGTTTGACCGCGATGACTTCCAGTGGCTCTGGGAAGATGTGGCCGACGTCTTGATCACTAGCGCAGACTAG
- a CDS encoding exopolyphosphatase produces the protein MAYKRLTTPEIMAAVDLGSNSFHMVIARFTNGELVVVDRIKEMVRLAEGLGPDNVLTLDSQERALETLARFGDRVKGMPKGSVLAVGTNTLRKAANTRGFLRKAEEALGHDISVVSGAEEARLIYLGVAQTIGASEQPRLVMDIGGGSTEFIIGRSYEPVIRESKYMGCVSFSKKYFPDGALTKRAFDRAVIAAQQEIRGTDSRFKKVGWEQAVGSSGTIRAVYDILVANGTERAITYRGLKALRTLMIEAGRVEKLDSIKGLPVGRAPVLAGGVAILLAAFKSLGIESMSVSDGALREGLLYDLLGRYSDADIRDETIEILATKNQVDTDHANRVAQVAMQLYEAVADTWELRNNECDRFLAWAAEIHEIGMSISYSRYHKHGSYLVQNSELPGFSREDQKLLWAIIRSHRRSFKAHRFVDLHLPFDRLGPRLTVLLRLAVVLARSRTDDLPLPKIKIKEPHQVRLKFEDDLLDSSPLLLADLNEEASFLAPAFELKFK, from the coding sequence ATGGCCTACAAAAGACTCACGACCCCCGAAATCATGGCGGCTGTCGACTTAGGTTCGAATAGCTTTCACATGGTGATTGCCCGGTTCACGAACGGCGAACTGGTCGTGGTGGATAGAATTAAGGAGATGGTTCGGCTCGCGGAGGGGCTTGGGCCCGACAACGTCCTTACCCTCGACTCACAAGAGCGCGCGCTCGAGACGCTCGCCCGCTTTGGCGATCGCGTCAAAGGCATGCCCAAAGGCAGTGTGCTCGCCGTAGGCACCAACACGCTACGCAAGGCCGCCAACACCCGTGGGTTTCTAAGAAAGGCCGAAGAGGCACTCGGCCACGACATCTCGGTGGTCTCCGGTGCTGAAGAAGCCCGTCTTATTTACCTCGGAGTGGCCCAAACCATCGGGGCGAGCGAGCAGCCTCGCCTGGTCATGGACATTGGGGGCGGTAGCACCGAGTTCATCATCGGCCGCTCCTACGAACCCGTGATCCGCGAAAGCAAGTACATGGGATGTGTGTCGTTCTCCAAGAAGTACTTCCCTGACGGAGCCCTAACAAAGCGCGCATTCGACCGCGCAGTCATCGCCGCACAACAAGAGATTCGGGGCACGGATTCGAGGTTTAAGAAGGTTGGCTGGGAACAAGCTGTAGGCTCGTCCGGTACGATTCGTGCCGTGTACGATATCCTCGTAGCTAACGGTACGGAGCGTGCCATCACCTACCGCGGACTCAAGGCGCTGCGCACCCTGATGATTGAAGCGGGACGCGTTGAAAAGCTGGATTCCATCAAGGGTCTTCCGGTAGGCCGAGCCCCAGTATTGGCCGGAGGTGTGGCTATATTGTTGGCGGCTTTCAAGTCGCTCGGCATCGAGTCCATGTCGGTCTCAGACGGCGCCCTTCGTGAAGGTCTACTTTATGACCTCCTTGGCCGATACAGTGACGCTGATATCCGCGACGAGACCATCGAAATCTTGGCTACAAAAAATCAGGTGGATACGGACCACGCGAACCGCGTTGCGCAAGTCGCCATGCAGCTCTACGAAGCCGTTGCTGACACCTGGGAGCTCAGAAATAACGAGTGCGATCGGTTCCTCGCCTGGGCTGCTGAGATTCACGAAATTGGAATGTCCATTTCCTACAGCCGTTATCACAAGCACGGCTCGTATCTGGTGCAAAACTCGGAATTGCCAGGCTTCTCGCGTGAAGACCAAAAGCTCCTTTGGGCCATCATTCGAAGCCACCGGCGCTCGTTTAAGGCACACCGTTTTGTGGACCTTCACCTGCCCTTTGACCGGCTCGGGCCGCGGCTCACGGTGCTTTTGAGGCTCGCTGTGGTACTTGCACGCTCGCGCACAGACGACCTTCCGCTCCCCAAAATCAAGATTAAGGAGCCACATCAGGTGCGCCTCAAATTTGAGGATGACCTCTTGGACTCTTCCCCACTCTTGCTCGCTGATCTAAATGAAGAGGCGAGTTTCCTTGCACCGGCGTTCGAACTCAAGTTCAAATGA
- a CDS encoding DNA polymerase ligase N-terminal domain-containing protein: MRFSIQKHEAIDLHYVLRLEVGDQIRSWAVPRGPSPDPRVKRLAIPVEESCALDFEGIYPPGSTDKIIVWDTGEYTPFELDGEPMSVEESLSEGKLEFTLHGQKLQGGFQLLRIDDPDERWLLMKNSDEKATSRRNPVVSQPLSVVSGRDVSEVKE; the protein is encoded by the coding sequence ATGCGATTTTCGATTCAAAAACACGAAGCCATTGACCTCCACTACGTTTTAAGGCTCGAAGTTGGCGACCAAATCCGGTCCTGGGCGGTCCCCCGCGGCCCCTCTCCAGACCCGCGCGTCAAGCGCCTCGCCATTCCCGTTGAAGAATCTTGCGCGCTAGATTTCGAAGGCATCTATCCCCCAGGAAGCACCGATAAAATCATCGTCTGGGATACCGGCGAGTACACCCCTTTTGAACTCGATGGCGAGCCGATGTCGGTGGAGGAAAGTCTGAGCGAAGGTAAATTAGAGTTCACGCTGCACGGCCAAAAACTCCAAGGTGGCTTCCAACTACTCCGAATCGACGACCCCGACGAGCGCTGGCTCCTCATGAAAAATAGCGACGAGAAAGCCACGAGCCGACGAAACCCGGTAGTCTCACAACCACTCTCCGTGGTATCCGGGCGCGACGTCAGCGAAGTGAAAGAATGA
- a CDS encoding CTP synthase, producing the protein MAINQTKYVFVTGGVISGLGKGLTAAAVGALMENRGLKCSFIKLDPYINVDPGTMSPFQHGEVFVTDDGAETDMDLGHYERFASTRMTRDNNFTAGQVYDTVITRERQGGYLGKTVQVIPHITDEIKARVLNAAKGADLLFVETGGTVGDIESLPFLEAVRQLRHELGYQNSVCLHVTLVPFIKAAGELKTKPTQHSVKALREIGIQPEFLVCRTEHPLDEDIKGKLALFCNVEKGHVFEAIDAETIYEVPLLLAEQGIDQRLSEALNIWSRAGDLREWRRIVSRIKEPKNVTNIGIVGKYVELKESYKSLNEALLHGGIANDARVNLTFIDSEKLSKDNVADTLHPCDALLVPGGFGERGVEGKILAIEYARTHDVPFFGICLGMQLMAIEFARNVCGLKDANSTEFKEAPEHPVITLMADQKNIEKKGATMRLGAYPCKLSAGSKARAIYQSENISERHRHRLEFNNAYREKLSENGMSFCGQSPDGHLVEMMELPEHSWFIGCQFHPEFKSRPTAAHPLFESFVKAGVEQNQRR; encoded by the coding sequence ATGGCTATCAATCAAACTAAGTACGTGTTCGTCACCGGTGGTGTAATCTCGGGCCTCGGCAAGGGACTCACCGCAGCAGCTGTAGGTGCCTTGATGGAGAATCGCGGGCTTAAGTGCTCGTTCATCAAGCTCGACCCCTACATCAACGTGGACCCTGGCACCATGAGCCCTTTCCAACACGGCGAGGTCTTCGTGACCGACGATGGTGCCGAGACGGATATGGACCTTGGGCACTATGAGCGTTTTGCCTCTACCCGGATGACCCGCGACAACAATTTTACAGCGGGCCAGGTCTACGACACCGTGATCACGCGCGAGCGTCAGGGCGGCTACCTCGGCAAAACCGTGCAGGTTATTCCGCACATCACAGACGAAATCAAAGCCCGCGTGCTTAACGCCGCCAAGGGTGCCGACCTCCTCTTTGTAGAGACTGGCGGTACCGTGGGCGATATCGAGTCCCTGCCTTTCCTCGAAGCTGTGCGCCAGCTTCGCCACGAGCTCGGCTACCAGAACTCCGTATGTTTGCACGTCACCCTCGTGCCCTTCATCAAGGCCGCGGGTGAGCTCAAGACCAAGCCGACACAGCACTCGGTCAAGGCGCTGCGCGAGATCGGTATTCAACCCGAATTCCTCGTCTGCCGCACCGAGCACCCGCTCGACGAAGACATCAAGGGCAAGCTCGCCCTTTTCTGTAACGTAGAGAAGGGACACGTCTTTGAGGCCATCGACGCCGAAACCATCTACGAAGTGCCGTTGCTTCTGGCCGAGCAAGGCATAGATCAAAGGCTCTCAGAGGCGCTTAATATCTGGTCGCGCGCCGGGGATCTGCGCGAATGGCGACGCATCGTCTCGCGTATCAAAGAGCCAAAGAATGTGACCAACATCGGTATCGTCGGAAAATATGTAGAGCTCAAAGAGTCCTACAAATCGCTCAACGAGGCGCTCCTACACGGCGGAATCGCCAACGATGCGCGCGTCAACCTGACCTTCATCGACTCCGAAAAACTCAGCAAAGACAATGTGGCTGACACGCTTCATCCATGCGACGCACTTCTGGTTCCGGGAGGATTTGGTGAGCGTGGCGTGGAAGGTAAGATTTTGGCTATCGAATACGCCAGAACTCACGACGTGCCGTTCTTCGGGATTTGTCTCGGCATGCAGCTCATGGCCATCGAGTTTGCGCGCAACGTGTGTGGACTCAAAGATGCGAATAGTACCGAGTTCAAAGAGGCGCCGGAGCATCCCGTCATCACACTCATGGCGGACCAGAAGAATATTGAGAAGAAGGGCGCGACCATGCGTCTTGGTGCCTACCCCTGTAAGCTGAGCGCGGGCTCTAAGGCGCGCGCCATCTACCAATCCGAAAATATCTCTGAGCGCCACCGGCACCGCCTCGAGTTCAATAACGCCTACCGCGAAAAGCTCTCCGAGAACGGCATGTCCTTCTGTGGACAATCCCCTGACGGGCACCTCGTGGAGATGATGGAGCTCCCTGAGCATTCGTGGTTCATCGGCTGTCAGTTCCACCCTGAGTTCAAGAGTCGTCCGACCGCTGCACACCCGCTTTTCGAGAGTTTTGTGAAGGCTGGCGTCGAGCAGAATCAAAGGCGGTAG
- a CDS encoding TIGR04255 family protein, which yields MDFIKDPLTHPASEELVFQKGPLSRVIAQIRFPAQDSISDQDFVRPFGELLQATYPVVKPVQNKGVVIGPQGPIETRVDTSWRFMTPDDSWTVTLAREFIALETQAYEGQEDFLERLESLLGMFQRHIGASSVDRIGVRYVWRLGAEDLEELTTLVRPDLTPIYLTNFSEQIRLSMSEHEFELPDQHGRLRARWGVIPPGGTLDPAAIPPIGAPTWLLDLDGYALESRALDVESVVDEVRDFCERLHVFLLWSVTDAFVAKYSSVEPV from the coding sequence ATGGATTTTATCAAAGATCCCCTCACACATCCGGCCAGCGAAGAGCTCGTTTTCCAAAAGGGGCCACTCTCCCGCGTCATCGCTCAGATTCGGTTTCCGGCACAGGATTCCATTAGCGATCAGGATTTCGTGCGGCCGTTTGGAGAACTCCTTCAGGCCACCTATCCCGTGGTCAAGCCCGTGCAGAATAAGGGCGTGGTGATTGGGCCTCAGGGGCCTATTGAGACTCGCGTGGACACGTCGTGGCGCTTCATGACGCCGGACGATTCGTGGACGGTCACGCTCGCGCGCGAGTTCATCGCTCTTGAGACACAAGCCTATGAGGGCCAAGAGGACTTTTTAGAACGTCTCGAATCGCTCCTCGGGATGTTTCAGCGGCATATCGGCGCGTCGAGTGTAGACCGAATCGGCGTGCGATACGTCTGGCGGCTAGGTGCCGAGGATTTAGAAGAACTCACCACCCTTGTTCGCCCGGACCTGACGCCCATCTACTTGACCAACTTCTCGGAACAGATTCGCCTTTCGATGTCAGAGCACGAGTTTGAGCTGCCCGACCAACACGGCCGGCTTCGCGCGCGCTGGGGCGTGATCCCTCCCGGAGGAACCCTAGATCCTGCCGCCATTCCACCGATTGGTGCCCCCACCTGGCTCCTGGACTTAGACGGGTACGCGTTGGAATCACGCGCACTGGACGTAGAGAGTGTGGTGGATGAGGTGCGCGATTTTTGCGAACGACTCCACGTATTTTTGCTCTGGTCGGTAACTGACGCTTTTGTGGCGAAGTACAGCTCGGTTGAGCCAGTCTAG
- a CDS encoding ATP-grasp domain-containing protein has protein sequence MNAHILYENPDWLPPLVAGLEAEGFNVVLHEVWQGAIRLDEPPPEGVWINRMSPSSHTRGHTQSVALMREILAWLEGWGATVINGSAAFRLEVSKLQQDLVLRKHGIRTPRTVGGVGKEALLELAKTFEGPFITKHNQGGKGLGIELFDQMDAFVAHLESPEFDPGPDHVTVLQEYIRPAEGFITRVEIVAGKFLYAMRSQTDEGFELCPSDACQIPKLTESCPVDGSSKFSLSPLVAEDELVQKYIALCEDMGLTLAGIEFVENEAGERYTYDINGTTNYNSAVAREAGKDGMRELARFLKASLR, from the coding sequence GTGAACGCGCACATACTTTATGAAAATCCAGATTGGTTGCCGCCCCTGGTGGCAGGGCTCGAAGCCGAGGGCTTTAACGTGGTGCTTCACGAGGTCTGGCAGGGCGCCATTCGCCTGGACGAGCCGCCCCCCGAAGGCGTCTGGATCAACCGCATGAGTCCGTCGTCGCACACGCGCGGCCATACGCAGAGCGTGGCGCTGATGCGCGAGATTTTGGCGTGGCTCGAAGGGTGGGGCGCCACCGTCATCAACGGCAGTGCGGCGTTCCGGCTCGAGGTCAGCAAGCTTCAGCAAGACCTGGTGCTCAGAAAGCACGGCATCCGAACACCACGCACCGTAGGCGGCGTTGGCAAAGAAGCCCTGCTCGAGCTCGCCAAGACCTTTGAGGGACCCTTCATCACCAAGCATAATCAGGGTGGGAAGGGGCTCGGTATCGAACTCTTTGACCAGATGGACGCGTTTGTAGCCCATCTTGAAAGCCCAGAATTTGACCCCGGGCCCGACCACGTCACGGTGCTCCAGGAGTATATTCGGCCAGCCGAAGGCTTCATCACGCGCGTCGAAATCGTAGCCGGCAAGTTCCTCTACGCCATGCGCAGCCAGACCGACGAAGGCTTCGAACTCTGCCCTTCAGATGCTTGCCAGATTCCGAAGCTCACCGAGTCTTGCCCGGTAGACGGCAGCTCCAAATTCAGCCTTTCGCCGCTGGTCGCAGAAGATGAACTCGTCCAAAAGTACATCGCTCTTTGTGAGGACATGGGCCTAACCTTGGCAGGAATCGAGTTCGTGGAAAATGAGGCGGGCGAGCGATATACCTACGATATCAACGGCACCACGAACTATAATTCTGCGGTCGCCCGTGAGGCCGGCAAAGACGGTATGCGCGAGCTCGCTAGGTTTTTGAAGGCTAGTCTGCGCTAG
- the hisC gene encoding histidinol-phosphate transaminase — MGKREVVLRIVSDTPPPRGVVAAGPVRELVPYEAVSSQRTIEALQGSSPIFKLDWNESTIPPSPKVQQSIVHHVTNGPGLNWYPELSSRSLLLALSDYTNVRPDQLMVTNGSDDALHLICSTFLDHDDEVVVPVPTYNHFVVFAQSKGAKIVPVQTENLFASNIEAIRDAMTHKTRLLYLVSPNNPTGVVAHPEMIEELCQDFPNTLIVLDEAYFEFSQVTGIGLVQRFPNLIVTRTFSKAFGLAGLRVGYLAAHPDILENLSRIYNPKSVNTLAQIGALAALSDLDYLNEYLDEVIESKRMLREFFAQRQGVEAWITAANFVVLRVSDVKDTLRQLEGLGVYVRDRSSYQGMEGCIRMTVGTVEQTQRLIDRLSKVFPER; from the coding sequence ATGGGTAAACGAGAAGTTGTTCTTCGGATTGTGTCCGACACGCCTCCTCCAAGAGGCGTAGTCGCCGCCGGTCCTGTTCGCGAGCTGGTACCGTACGAAGCTGTATCAAGCCAGCGAACCATTGAGGCATTGCAGGGCTCTTCGCCCATCTTCAAGCTGGACTGGAATGAATCCACGATTCCTCCAAGCCCAAAGGTCCAACAGTCGATCGTGCATCACGTCACGAACGGCCCGGGACTTAACTGGTATCCGGAGCTGAGCTCACGCAGCCTGCTCCTTGCGCTCAGCGATTATACCAACGTTCGGCCCGACCAACTCATGGTCACCAATGGCTCGGACGACGCGCTCCACCTGATTTGCTCCACGTTCCTCGACCACGACGACGAAGTTGTGGTTCCTGTGCCGACCTACAACCACTTTGTAGTCTTCGCACAGAGCAAGGGAGCCAAAATCGTTCCGGTTCAAACCGAGAACCTCTTTGCATCGAATATCGAGGCGATCCGCGACGCAATGACGCATAAGACGCGGCTCCTCTACCTCGTGAGCCCGAACAACCCAACCGGTGTCGTCGCGCACCCAGAAATGATCGAGGAGCTCTGCCAGGACTTCCCGAATACGCTCATCGTCTTGGACGAAGCATATTTCGAGTTCTCGCAGGTCACCGGCATTGGGCTCGTGCAGCGTTTCCCGAACCTGATCGTCACACGAACCTTCTCCAAGGCCTTCGGACTCGCCGGCCTTCGCGTGGGTTATCTTGCGGCGCATCCAGACATTCTGGAAAACCTCAGCCGAATCTACAATCCTAAGAGCGTCAACACACTCGCGCAGATCGGCGCGCTCGCCGCTCTCTCCGATCTCGACTACCTCAACGAGTATCTCGACGAGGTGATCGAGTCCAAGCGGATGCTTCGTGAATTCTTCGCTCAGCGCCAAGGCGTAGAAGCATGGATCACGGCCGCAAACTTCGTGGTTCTGCGGGTTTCCGACGTCAAAGACACCCTTCGCCAGCTCGAAGGGCTCGGTGTCTACGTGCGTGACCGCTCATCCTACCAGGGCATGGAAGGATGTATCCGAATGACAGTTGGAACAGTTGAACAAACTCAACGACTTATCGACCGTCTTTCAAAAGTCTTCCCAGAGAGATAA
- the rlmD gene encoding 23S rRNA (uracil(1939)-C(5))-methyltransferase RlmD yields the protein MIEIERGFRQGDLLNVQIEGLDRDGVGTARLRVHLKPQKEDRSYTVRVPQSVPGDELAVEVTSVRRRDVFAKINAIQTPSALRVKPPCQHILETPPCGGCTLQMVDYRHQLMLKERGIKEAMSRHGIDPGLVLPPRPSPHEWRYRNKMEFSFSPGPNPQIGLRPAGYKFDVVDQKTCLLFGEWAMGVLELVKGWAAQHGFEGYHFKRGTGHLRALMVREGKRSGQRLVELMAASPRDKNDGMEEAFEALAHKLVHEHGVDGAHLSEHFVQRGSPSVVTPLIQVGQLTFRDSMRIEGPSTMRELEFDVGPRDFFQPNPAQAEKIYSHVVGMVQKYSSVLDLYCGTGTIGLAMAPFVDRVRGIELVPTAIENARKNAELNGIENAEFMAGDVAEILPQLDTSDVECIVVDPPRAGLHPDALRLIDFSQARALVYVSCNPDSLGRDLKVLSRGWSIGDIQPFDMFPHTNHVENVVLCTRGG from the coding sequence ATGATTGAAATAGAGCGCGGCTTTCGCCAGGGGGACCTCCTCAACGTACAAATCGAAGGACTCGACCGCGATGGAGTAGGTACCGCGCGGCTTCGTGTGCACCTCAAGCCCCAGAAGGAAGACCGAAGCTATACCGTCCGAGTCCCGCAATCGGTCCCGGGCGATGAGCTCGCCGTGGAGGTCACCTCGGTCAGGCGGCGCGACGTCTTCGCTAAGATTAATGCCATTCAGACGCCTTCTGCGCTGCGCGTGAAGCCTCCCTGCCAACATATCTTAGAGACACCGCCCTGCGGAGGCTGCACCCTGCAAATGGTGGATTATCGCCACCAACTCATGCTCAAAGAACGCGGCATCAAAGAGGCTATGAGCCGCCACGGCATCGACCCGGGGCTGGTGCTCCCGCCTCGGCCGTCTCCCCATGAATGGCGTTATCGCAATAAAATGGAGTTCAGCTTTTCGCCTGGCCCAAATCCGCAAATCGGTTTGCGGCCGGCTGGCTATAAGTTCGATGTCGTCGACCAAAAGACCTGCCTTCTCTTTGGCGAATGGGCCATGGGCGTGCTCGAGCTGGTCAAGGGTTGGGCTGCCCAACACGGCTTTGAAGGCTACCATTTTAAGCGGGGTACCGGGCATCTCAGGGCCCTAATGGTCCGGGAGGGAAAGCGGTCGGGCCAAAGGCTCGTGGAGCTTATGGCAGCGAGTCCACGAGACAAGAATGATGGCATGGAAGAGGCTTTTGAGGCGCTCGCGCACAAGCTCGTTCATGAACATGGAGTCGATGGCGCGCACCTCAGCGAGCATTTTGTGCAGCGCGGCTCGCCAAGTGTAGTGACGCCGCTGATTCAAGTTGGGCAGCTTACGTTTCGAGATTCAATGCGTATTGAAGGGCCGAGTACGATGCGTGAGCTTGAGTTCGATGTGGGACCGCGCGACTTCTTCCAGCCCAATCCAGCGCAGGCGGAGAAGATTTACTCGCACGTGGTGGGCATGGTTCAGAAGTACAGCTCTGTGCTGGACCTCTACTGCGGGACTGGGACGATTGGCCTTGCCATGGCGCCCTTTGTCGATCGAGTGCGCGGCATCGAGCTTGTGCCGACTGCCATCGAGAACGCGCGCAAGAATGCAGAGCTCAACGGCATTGAGAACGCCGAGTTTATGGCGGGCGACGTGGCTGAGATTCTGCCACAATTAGACACCTCCGATGTGGAATGCATCGTGGTGGACCCCCCGCGTGCTGGCTTGCATCCGGATGCCTTGCGGCTCATCGACTTCAGTCAGGCACGCGCGCTCGTGTACGTCTCATGTAATCCCGATTCTCTTGGGCGCGATTTGAAAGTCCTCTCGCGTGGCTGGAGCATCGGCGATATCCAGCCTTTCGATATGTTCCCGCATACGAATCACGTGGAGAACGTGGTGCTCTGCACACGCGGCGGCTAA